A stretch of the Erinaceus europaeus chromosome 23, mEriEur2.1, whole genome shotgun sequence genome encodes the following:
- the KHSRP gene encoding far upstream element-binding protein 2 isoform X3, translated as MSDYSSGGPPPGPPPPAGGGGGSGGAGGGGPPAGAGERGGGGGPGGGAAGGPSQPPGGGGPGIRKDAFADAVQRARQIAAKIGGDAATTTVNNSTPDFSFGGQKRQLEDGGDLGAGGRPGWGAGARAGGGGSLTGHPAPPPTDQPESKKLAAQSDSISSQLGPIHPPPRTTSMTEEYRVPDGMVGLIIGRGGEQINKIQQDSGCKVQISPDSGGLPERSVSLTGAPEAVQKAKMMLDDIVSRGRGGPPGQFHEGANGGQSGTVQEMMIPAGKAGLVIGKGGETIKQLQERAGVKMILIQDGSQNTNVDKPLRIIGDPYKVQQACEMVMDILRERDQGGFGDRNDYGSRVGGGIDVPVPRHSVGVVIGRSGEMIKKIQNDAGVRIQFKQDDGTGPEKIAHIMGPPERCEHAARIINDLLQSLRSGPPGPPGGPGMAPGGRGRGRGQGSWGPPGGEVTFSIPTHKCGLVIGRGGENVKAINQQTGAFVEISRQLPPNGDPNFKLFIIRGSPQQIDHAKQLIEEKIEGPLCPVGPGPGGPGPAGPMGPFNPGPFNQGPPGAPPHAGGPPPHQYPPQGWGNTYPQWQPPAPHDPSKAAAAADPNAAWAAYYSHYYQQPPGPLPGPAPAPAAPPTQGEPPQPPPAGQSDYSKAWEEYYKKIGQQPQQPGAPPQQDYTKAWEEYYKKQAQVATGGGPGAPPGSQPDYSAAWAEYYRQQAAYYGQTPGPGPQPPAQAPQQAQ; from the exons ATGTCGGACTACAGCTCGGGAGGGCCCCCGCCggggccgccgccgcccgccggcgggggcggggggtccGGGGGCGCCGGGGGAGGAGGCCCGCCGGCCGGCGCGGGGGagcggggcggcggcggcgggccggGCGGGGGGGCGGCGGGGGGCCCCTCGCAGCCGCCGGGCGGGGGCGGCCCCGGGATCCGCAAGGACGCCTTCGCCGACGCCGTGCAGCGCGCCCGCCAG ATCGCAGCCAAGATCGGGGGCGACGCCGCCACCACCACGGTGAACAACAGCACCCCCGACTTCAGCTTCGGGGGCCAGAAGCGGCAGCTGGAGGATGGAGgtgacctgggggctggggggcggcCCGGGTGGGGCGCGGGGGcccgggctgggggggggggttccctgaCTGGCCACCCCGCTCCTCCTCCCACAGACCAGCCTGAGAGCAAGAAGCTGGCGGCCCAGAGCGACT CCATCAGCTCCCAGCTCGGCCCCATCCACCCGCCACCCAG GACGACGTCCATGACGGAGGAATACAGGGTCCCTGACGGCATGGTGGGACTGA TTATCGGCAGAGGAGGGGAGCAGATCAACAAGATCCAGCAGGATTCCGGCTGCAAAGTCCAGATCTCGCCGG acagCGGCGGGCTGCCCGAGCGCAGCGTGTCCCTGACAGGTGCCCCCGAGGCCGTCCA GAAAGCCAAGATGATGCTGGACGACATCGTGTCCCGGGGCCGCGGGGGCCCCCCTGGACAGTTCCACGAGGGCGCCAACGGGGGGCAGAGCGGGACAGTGCAGGAGATGATGATCCCCGCGGGCAAGGCCGGGCTCGTGATCGGCAAAGGCGGCGAGACCATCAAgcagctgcag gagCGCGCAGGCGTGAAGATGATCCTCATCCAGGACGGCTCGCAGAACACCAACGTGGATAAGCCCCTGCGCATCATCGGGGATCCCTACAAAGTGCAG CAAGCCTGCGAGATGGTGATGGACATCCTCCGTGAGCGGGACCAGGGCGGCTTCGGGGACCGCAACGACTACGGATCCCGCGTGGGCGGCGGCATCGAT GTTCCGGTGCCCCGCCACTCGGTGGGTGTGGTGATCGGCCGCAGCGGCGAGATGATCAAGAAGATTCAGAACGATGCGGGCGTGCGAATCCAGTTCAAGCAAG ACGACGGCACGGGCCCCGAAAAGATCGCACACATCATGGGCCCCCCCGAGCGCTGCGAGCACGCCGCCCGCATCATCAACGACCTTCTGCAGAGTCTGCGG aGCGGACCCCCAGGACCCCCGGGGGGGCCCGGCATGGCGCCCGGGGGCCGCGGCCGAGGACGGGGCCAGGGCAGCTGGGGGCCCCCCGGCGGGGAGGTGACCTTCTCCATCCCAACCCACAAGTGCGGGCTGGTCATCGGCCGAG GCGGGGAGAACGTGAAAGCCATCAACCAGCAGACGGGGGCCTTCGTGGAGATCTCCCGGCAGCTGCCCCCCAACGGAGACCCCAACTTCAAGCTCTTCATCATCCGGGGCTCCCCCCAGCAGATCGACCACGCCAAGCAGCTCATTGAGGAGAAGATCGAG GGTCCCCTCTGCCCGGTGGGGCCAGGCCCGGGGGGACCAGGCCCCGCAGGCCCCATGGGGCCTTTCAACCCCGGACCCTTCAACCAGGGCCCCCCGGGGGCGCCCCCACA CGCTGGGGGGCCCCCGCCTCACCAGTACCCGCCCCAGGGCTGGGGCAACACGTACCCCCAGTGGCAGCCGCCAGCTCCTCATGACCCCA GTAAAGCAGCTGCGGCCGCCGACCCCAACGCCGCCTGGGCCGCCTACTACTCCCACTACTACCAGCAGCCCCCGGGGCCCCTGCCCGGCCCCGCTCCCGCTCCTGCCGCGCCCCCCACCCAGGGCGAGCCCCCCCAGCCGCCCCCGGCCGGCCAGTCGGACTACAGCAAGGCCTGGGAGGAGTACTACAAGAAGATCG GCCAGCAGCCCCAGCAGCCCGGAGCACCCCCGCAGCAGGACTACACCAAGGCCTGGGAAGAGTACTACAAGAAGCAGG CTCAAGTGGCCACCGGCGGGGGCCCGGGGGCACCCCCAGGCTCGCAGCCCGACTACAGTGCGGCCTGGGCTGAGTACTACCGCCAGCAGGCCGCCTACTACGGACAGACGCCGGGCCCGGGCCCCCAGCCCCCCGCGCAGGCCCCCCAGCAG GCTCAATGA
- the KHSRP gene encoding far upstream element-binding protein 2 isoform X2, producing MSDYSSGGPPPGPPPPAGGGGGSGGAGGGGPPAGAGERGGGGGPGGGAAGGPSQPPGGGGPGIRKDAFADAVQRARQIAAKIGGDAATTTVNNSTPDFSFGGQKRQLEDGDQPESKKLAAQSDSISSQLGPIHPPPRTTSMTEEYRVPDGMVGLIIGRGGEQINKIQQDSGCKVQISPDSGGLPERSVSLTGAPEAVQKAKMMLDDIVSRGRGGPPGQFHEGANGGQSGTVQEMMIPAGKAGLVIGKGGETIKQLQERAGVKMILIQDGSQNTNVDKPLRIIGDPYKVQQACEMVMDILRERDQGGFGDRNDYGSRVGGGIDVPVPRHSVGVVIGRSGEMIKKIQNDAGVRIQFKQDDGTGPEKIAHIMGPPERCEHAARIINDLLQSLRSGPPGPPGGPGMAPGGRGRGRGQGSWGPPGGEVTFSIPTHKCGLVIGRGGENVKAINQQTGAFVEISRQLPPNGDPNFKLFIIRGSPQQIDHAKQLIEEKIEGPLCPVGPGPGGPGPAGPMGPFNPGPFNQGPPGAPPHAGGPPPHQYPPQGWGNTYPQWQPPAPHDPSKAAAAADPNAAWAAYYSHYYQQPPGPLPGPAPAPAAPPTQGEPPQPPPAGQSDYSKAWEEYYKKIGQQPQQPGAPPQQDYTKAWEEYYKKQAQVATGGGPGAPPGSQPDYSAAWAEYYRQQAAYYGQTPGPGPQPPAQAPQQASGNCHPPPPPFSFQPPASVHPALVGGAGAPFPCGVCP from the exons ATGTCGGACTACAGCTCGGGAGGGCCCCCGCCggggccgccgccgcccgccggcgggggcggggggtccGGGGGCGCCGGGGGAGGAGGCCCGCCGGCCGGCGCGGGGGagcggggcggcggcggcgggccggGCGGGGGGGCGGCGGGGGGCCCCTCGCAGCCGCCGGGCGGGGGCGGCCCCGGGATCCGCAAGGACGCCTTCGCCGACGCCGTGCAGCGCGCCCGCCAG ATCGCAGCCAAGATCGGGGGCGACGCCGCCACCACCACGGTGAACAACAGCACCCCCGACTTCAGCTTCGGGGGCCAGAAGCGGCAGCTGGAGGATGGAG ACCAGCCTGAGAGCAAGAAGCTGGCGGCCCAGAGCGACT CCATCAGCTCCCAGCTCGGCCCCATCCACCCGCCACCCAG GACGACGTCCATGACGGAGGAATACAGGGTCCCTGACGGCATGGTGGGACTGA TTATCGGCAGAGGAGGGGAGCAGATCAACAAGATCCAGCAGGATTCCGGCTGCAAAGTCCAGATCTCGCCGG acagCGGCGGGCTGCCCGAGCGCAGCGTGTCCCTGACAGGTGCCCCCGAGGCCGTCCA GAAAGCCAAGATGATGCTGGACGACATCGTGTCCCGGGGCCGCGGGGGCCCCCCTGGACAGTTCCACGAGGGCGCCAACGGGGGGCAGAGCGGGACAGTGCAGGAGATGATGATCCCCGCGGGCAAGGCCGGGCTCGTGATCGGCAAAGGCGGCGAGACCATCAAgcagctgcag gagCGCGCAGGCGTGAAGATGATCCTCATCCAGGACGGCTCGCAGAACACCAACGTGGATAAGCCCCTGCGCATCATCGGGGATCCCTACAAAGTGCAG CAAGCCTGCGAGATGGTGATGGACATCCTCCGTGAGCGGGACCAGGGCGGCTTCGGGGACCGCAACGACTACGGATCCCGCGTGGGCGGCGGCATCGAT GTTCCGGTGCCCCGCCACTCGGTGGGTGTGGTGATCGGCCGCAGCGGCGAGATGATCAAGAAGATTCAGAACGATGCGGGCGTGCGAATCCAGTTCAAGCAAG ACGACGGCACGGGCCCCGAAAAGATCGCACACATCATGGGCCCCCCCGAGCGCTGCGAGCACGCCGCCCGCATCATCAACGACCTTCTGCAGAGTCTGCGG aGCGGACCCCCAGGACCCCCGGGGGGGCCCGGCATGGCGCCCGGGGGCCGCGGCCGAGGACGGGGCCAGGGCAGCTGGGGGCCCCCCGGCGGGGAGGTGACCTTCTCCATCCCAACCCACAAGTGCGGGCTGGTCATCGGCCGAG GCGGGGAGAACGTGAAAGCCATCAACCAGCAGACGGGGGCCTTCGTGGAGATCTCCCGGCAGCTGCCCCCCAACGGAGACCCCAACTTCAAGCTCTTCATCATCCGGGGCTCCCCCCAGCAGATCGACCACGCCAAGCAGCTCATTGAGGAGAAGATCGAG GGTCCCCTCTGCCCGGTGGGGCCAGGCCCGGGGGGACCAGGCCCCGCAGGCCCCATGGGGCCTTTCAACCCCGGACCCTTCAACCAGGGCCCCCCGGGGGCGCCCCCACA CGCTGGGGGGCCCCCGCCTCACCAGTACCCGCCCCAGGGCTGGGGCAACACGTACCCCCAGTGGCAGCCGCCAGCTCCTCATGACCCCA GTAAAGCAGCTGCGGCCGCCGACCCCAACGCCGCCTGGGCCGCCTACTACTCCCACTACTACCAGCAGCCCCCGGGGCCCCTGCCCGGCCCCGCTCCCGCTCCTGCCGCGCCCCCCACCCAGGGCGAGCCCCCCCAGCCGCCCCCGGCCGGCCAGTCGGACTACAGCAAGGCCTGGGAGGAGTACTACAAGAAGATCG GCCAGCAGCCCCAGCAGCCCGGAGCACCCCCGCAGCAGGACTACACCAAGGCCTGGGAAGAGTACTACAAGAAGCAGG CTCAAGTGGCCACCGGCGGGGGCCCGGGGGCACCCCCAGGCTCGCAGCCCGACTACAGTGCGGCCTGGGCTGAGTACTACCGCCAGCAGGCCGCCTACTACGGACAGACGCCGGGCCCGGGCCCCCAGCCCCCCGCGCAGGCCCCCCAGCAGGCAAGTGGGAActgccaccccccgccccccccgtTCTCCTTCCAGCCCCCCGCCTCCGTGCACCCCGCCCTGGTGGGGGGCGCCGGCGCCCCTTTCCCCTGCGGTGTCTGCCCCTGA
- the KHSRP gene encoding far upstream element-binding protein 2 isoform X1: MSDYSSGGPPPGPPPPAGGGGGSGGAGGGGPPAGAGERGGGGGPGGGAAGGPSQPPGGGGPGIRKDAFADAVQRARQIAAKIGGDAATTTVNNSTPDFSFGGQKRQLEDGGDLGAGGRPGWGAGARAGGGGSLTGHPAPPPTDQPESKKLAAQSDSISSQLGPIHPPPRTTSMTEEYRVPDGMVGLIIGRGGEQINKIQQDSGCKVQISPDSGGLPERSVSLTGAPEAVQKAKMMLDDIVSRGRGGPPGQFHEGANGGQSGTVQEMMIPAGKAGLVIGKGGETIKQLQERAGVKMILIQDGSQNTNVDKPLRIIGDPYKVQQACEMVMDILRERDQGGFGDRNDYGSRVGGGIDVPVPRHSVGVVIGRSGEMIKKIQNDAGVRIQFKQDDGTGPEKIAHIMGPPERCEHAARIINDLLQSLRSGPPGPPGGPGMAPGGRGRGRGQGSWGPPGGEVTFSIPTHKCGLVIGRGGENVKAINQQTGAFVEISRQLPPNGDPNFKLFIIRGSPQQIDHAKQLIEEKIEGPLCPVGPGPGGPGPAGPMGPFNPGPFNQGPPGAPPHAGGPPPHQYPPQGWGNTYPQWQPPAPHDPSKAAAAADPNAAWAAYYSHYYQQPPGPLPGPAPAPAAPPTQGEPPQPPPAGQSDYSKAWEEYYKKIGQQPQQPGAPPQQDYTKAWEEYYKKQAQVATGGGPGAPPGSQPDYSAAWAEYYRQQAAYYGQTPGPGPQPPAQAPQQASGNCHPPPPPFSFQPPASVHPALVGGAGAPFPCGVCP; this comes from the exons ATGTCGGACTACAGCTCGGGAGGGCCCCCGCCggggccgccgccgcccgccggcgggggcggggggtccGGGGGCGCCGGGGGAGGAGGCCCGCCGGCCGGCGCGGGGGagcggggcggcggcggcgggccggGCGGGGGGGCGGCGGGGGGCCCCTCGCAGCCGCCGGGCGGGGGCGGCCCCGGGATCCGCAAGGACGCCTTCGCCGACGCCGTGCAGCGCGCCCGCCAG ATCGCAGCCAAGATCGGGGGCGACGCCGCCACCACCACGGTGAACAACAGCACCCCCGACTTCAGCTTCGGGGGCCAGAAGCGGCAGCTGGAGGATGGAGgtgacctgggggctggggggcggcCCGGGTGGGGCGCGGGGGcccgggctgggggggggggttccctgaCTGGCCACCCCGCTCCTCCTCCCACAGACCAGCCTGAGAGCAAGAAGCTGGCGGCCCAGAGCGACT CCATCAGCTCCCAGCTCGGCCCCATCCACCCGCCACCCAG GACGACGTCCATGACGGAGGAATACAGGGTCCCTGACGGCATGGTGGGACTGA TTATCGGCAGAGGAGGGGAGCAGATCAACAAGATCCAGCAGGATTCCGGCTGCAAAGTCCAGATCTCGCCGG acagCGGCGGGCTGCCCGAGCGCAGCGTGTCCCTGACAGGTGCCCCCGAGGCCGTCCA GAAAGCCAAGATGATGCTGGACGACATCGTGTCCCGGGGCCGCGGGGGCCCCCCTGGACAGTTCCACGAGGGCGCCAACGGGGGGCAGAGCGGGACAGTGCAGGAGATGATGATCCCCGCGGGCAAGGCCGGGCTCGTGATCGGCAAAGGCGGCGAGACCATCAAgcagctgcag gagCGCGCAGGCGTGAAGATGATCCTCATCCAGGACGGCTCGCAGAACACCAACGTGGATAAGCCCCTGCGCATCATCGGGGATCCCTACAAAGTGCAG CAAGCCTGCGAGATGGTGATGGACATCCTCCGTGAGCGGGACCAGGGCGGCTTCGGGGACCGCAACGACTACGGATCCCGCGTGGGCGGCGGCATCGAT GTTCCGGTGCCCCGCCACTCGGTGGGTGTGGTGATCGGCCGCAGCGGCGAGATGATCAAGAAGATTCAGAACGATGCGGGCGTGCGAATCCAGTTCAAGCAAG ACGACGGCACGGGCCCCGAAAAGATCGCACACATCATGGGCCCCCCCGAGCGCTGCGAGCACGCCGCCCGCATCATCAACGACCTTCTGCAGAGTCTGCGG aGCGGACCCCCAGGACCCCCGGGGGGGCCCGGCATGGCGCCCGGGGGCCGCGGCCGAGGACGGGGCCAGGGCAGCTGGGGGCCCCCCGGCGGGGAGGTGACCTTCTCCATCCCAACCCACAAGTGCGGGCTGGTCATCGGCCGAG GCGGGGAGAACGTGAAAGCCATCAACCAGCAGACGGGGGCCTTCGTGGAGATCTCCCGGCAGCTGCCCCCCAACGGAGACCCCAACTTCAAGCTCTTCATCATCCGGGGCTCCCCCCAGCAGATCGACCACGCCAAGCAGCTCATTGAGGAGAAGATCGAG GGTCCCCTCTGCCCGGTGGGGCCAGGCCCGGGGGGACCAGGCCCCGCAGGCCCCATGGGGCCTTTCAACCCCGGACCCTTCAACCAGGGCCCCCCGGGGGCGCCCCCACA CGCTGGGGGGCCCCCGCCTCACCAGTACCCGCCCCAGGGCTGGGGCAACACGTACCCCCAGTGGCAGCCGCCAGCTCCTCATGACCCCA GTAAAGCAGCTGCGGCCGCCGACCCCAACGCCGCCTGGGCCGCCTACTACTCCCACTACTACCAGCAGCCCCCGGGGCCCCTGCCCGGCCCCGCTCCCGCTCCTGCCGCGCCCCCCACCCAGGGCGAGCCCCCCCAGCCGCCCCCGGCCGGCCAGTCGGACTACAGCAAGGCCTGGGAGGAGTACTACAAGAAGATCG GCCAGCAGCCCCAGCAGCCCGGAGCACCCCCGCAGCAGGACTACACCAAGGCCTGGGAAGAGTACTACAAGAAGCAGG CTCAAGTGGCCACCGGCGGGGGCCCGGGGGCACCCCCAGGCTCGCAGCCCGACTACAGTGCGGCCTGGGCTGAGTACTACCGCCAGCAGGCCGCCTACTACGGACAGACGCCGGGCCCGGGCCCCCAGCCCCCCGCGCAGGCCCCCCAGCAGGCAAGTGGGAActgccaccccccgccccccccgtTCTCCTTCCAGCCCCCCGCCTCCGTGCACCCCGCCCTGGTGGGGGGCGCCGGCGCCCCTTTCCCCTGCGGTGTCTGCCCCTGA